GCAGTGGCCAATGCTCACGCAACACCGGCAGGAAATAGCGTAGGTCGGGCATCATGCTGCCTATCGCCAGCGCCGCGAACTCGTCGATGCTGCAGTGACGCCGCAACGGCAATACGGCGGCGACATGGCTTACGGTGAATGGCATGGCGGATCACGGCGGTTGATGCCGAGCCACTCTATGCGCGAGATGGGTGATGGCGGTGGTCAAAAAGTGACGGCGAGGTGGCCGCACGCTCAGTGACCTACTGCCGTAGCTGCGGCACGCTTCGCAATCTACGTTGAAGCCGAGACCTCGCTAAGGCTGCGGCGCCCTCAGGATTGGCCCAGTCGCGCCAGTTCTGACCGTGCCGCCTTCAGCCACGACTGTTCTTTGCGGCGATAGTAGGCAGGCATCAGCTTGGCGCGGTTGAGCAGGGATTCCAGTACGGCGCGCGCCTCCGCGTCGCGTTGCCGGCGGGCAAGCAAGGTGGCGTAGCGATAGCGGCCCTCCTCGCCGGGGTAGCTGTCGGCCAGCACGCGGTACTCATCCAGAGCTGCCTCGAACTCCCCGAGCTCTTCCAGACTGCGTGCGTAGAGCAGGTGCCCCTCGCTCGACTTGTAGCCCGGGTTACCCTTGATCAGTGCGTCCAGCGTGGATCGTGTGGCGGCAAAATCACCGAGGCCCGCCTGAGCGTGTGCCAAACCGAGCATGAAGCCTGGCTCGCTTGCATACATACCCGTGAGCAGACCCTGATACAGCTCGCGCGCGTTTTCATAGTCGCCGAGCTTGAGGCTTTCATCGGCAAGCCGGCGGCGATTGTCCACCGTGTTGCTCAGTTCAAGCTGGTTCTGCAGTTCGCGCTTGCGTCGCTGGGGATCGATGGCCTGCAGTGCCTTGCTGGCCGCCTTGCGCCCGCGAGGGTCGTGGCGGAGGTCCGGAATGACGGCCACGAGCAGATACACCGCCACCGCGAGATAGGAGCCGATCAGGATCAGCCAGATCCAGTACAGCGGGCGGCCGCTGCGCACGACATGGACGGCGCAAGCGATCTGCAGGGCAATAGAGAGTAAGAAAACGATAGGCATACCTAATCCTTGGATGCAGTGTCAGCCTGGGCGCCCGGCGTGGCCGGGCGGCGCGTGCTCAATCCTTGTGCGCGGCGTTACGGTCGCGGTCCGCGCCCAGCTTGCGGTCGAGCGAACCGAACAGCTTCTTGAAGGCGCGGGAAAACTTGCCGCGCTTGGTCTTGCGGCGCTTCTCTTCCTCACTGGTGAGCCAGGCGACCTGGATCACGCGGCGCTCACCCTCGTAAGGGAGATGGCCGTGGAAGGAGTTCTCGCAGCGTTTGAAGACCGCGAACTCACCGTACAGCGGCTTCAGTTCGGGGGCGATCATGCTGTCGATACTGTCGATGCTGCCCAGAAAACGCAGGCAGCCGTCACTGGTATCCGGCCACAGGTTGTTGAGATAGAGCAGGGCCGTGGCCACCTTGGACTTGCTGTCTGTATGGATGGTGCCGTGGCGCTTATTGAGCGAACGGCACAGGGTGATCAGGGTGGGGTATCGGCCCAGGTTGGCAATGCCTAGGTGCTGGCCGATGGCACTGGCGAACTCGGCCGAGCTGAGGCGTTCCACCAGAGTATTGACCGATGGGCCGCAGTCGCTGGCGTCGTAGGGGAAAAAGCCGGCGCTGGCATAGCGGGGGAAGTCTCGCTCCAGATCCCCCCCGCGCCTCGTCGGGCAGCTGCCCGTGGGCAATCAGGAAGGGGAATGGCTCCATCCGTACGTCCGTGTCCGGTCGGTCGAGGCGAGCAGGATCGAGCAACACGGCTGAGTTCATGGACATCCGGTCTTTGGCTTGGCGGCGCTAGTGTAACGCTCAGGGTAGGGGCTCGGTTGGCCCCATTTCTCGCGCGATGTTCAGCTGTTTCGGGTGGACACCAGAGGGGCTTGCACCTATCATTGCGACCCGCCCTGAAAGATTCCTCGACTAAGGTCCACAAGCCTGCTTCGCTGCGGCTTGCGGACCTTGCTGCACCTAAAAGGCGGTCCTCCCATGCCTATTCCTGCTCTGCTTGCCCTCGAAGACGGCAGCGTGTTCCACGGCTACGCCGTTGGCGCGACTGGCGAAACTGTCGGCGAGGTGGTTTTCAACACCGCCATGACTGGCTACCAGGAGATCCTCACCGATCCCTCCTACGCCAAACAGATCGTTACCCTGACTTATCCGCACATCGGCAACACCGGCGTGAACGTGGAGGACGAAGAGTCTGACACGGTCCATGCTGCTGGCCTGATCGTGCGCGACGTGCCCCGCCGACATAGCAACTGGCGCAGCACGGAAAGCCTGCCCGATTACCTCAAGCGCCACGGCATCGTTGCCATCGCCGGCATCGATACGCGTCGTCTGACCCGCATCCTGCGCGATAAGGGCGCTTTGAACGGCTGCATCGTTGCGGCTGAGCAGATCGATGTGGAGGCCGCCCTGGCGAAGGCGCGCGCCTTCCCGGGCCTCAACGGTATGGACCTGGCCAAGGAAGTGAGCGTCGGTGAGTCGTACCCGTGGAATGAGGGTGTCTACGATCTCGACCGTACCGCCTTCAATCAGCCGTCCAAGCGATTCAAGGTCGTGGCCTACGATTTCGGCGTGAAGTACAACATTCTGCGTCTACTGGCAGAGCAGGGCTGCGACATCACTGTCGTGCCCGCGCAGACGTCGGCCGCCGACGTGCTGGCGATGAAGCCCGATGGCGTGTTCCTCTCCAACGGTCCCGGCGATCCGGCTGCCTGCGACTACGCAGTGGCCGCCACGCGCGAGTTCCTCGACGCGAAGATTCCGCTGTTCGGTATCTGCCTGGGCCACCAGATCATGGGTCTGGCCGTGGGTGCCAAGACGCTGAAGATGAAGTTTGGCCATCACGGTGCCAACCACCCGGTGAAAGATCTGGATGACGGTCGTGTGCTGATCACTTCGCAGAACCACGGTTTTGCGGTCGACCCGGCCACGCTGCCGGCGAATGTGCGCGTCACCCACTCTTCGCTATTTGATGGTTCGTTGCAGGGCTTTGCGCTCACCGACCGTCCGGCGTTCTGCTTCCAGGGCCATCCGGAAGCCAGCCCCGGTCCGCACGACATCGGCTACCTGTTTGATCGTTTTGCCGCCCTGATGCAGGAGGCCCGCACGCATGGCTAAGCGCACTGATATCAAGAGCATCCTCATCATCGGCGCCGGCCCGATCGTCATCGGTCAGGCTTGCGAGTTCGACTACTCCGGCGCACAGGCCTGCAAGGCGCTGAAGGAAGAGGGTTACCGCGTCATCCTGGTGAATTCCAATCCCGCCACGATCATGACCGATCCGGAGACGGCCGATGCCGTCTACATCGAGCCGATCAACTGGCAGACGGTGGAGCGCATCATTGCCAAGGAGCGCCCCGATGCGGTGCTGCCGACGATGGGCGGCCAGACCGGCCTCAACTGCGCGCTCGACCTCGCCGACAACGGCGTGCTTGAGAAGTACAACGTCGAGCTGATTGGCGCCTCGCGTGAAGCCATCCGCATGGCGGAAGATCGTGAGCTGTTCCGCGTCGCCATGGCCGAGATTGGCCTGGATTGCCCGAAGGCCGAAGTGGTTCGCACCTTCGAGCAGGCGCTGCTAACGCAGGTAAAAGTGGGTTATCCCACCATCATCCGCCCGAGCTTCACGCTCGGCGGTTCCGGTGGCGGCATCGCGTACAACCGCGAGGAGTTCGAGGAAATCGTCAAGCGCGGTCTCGAGCTTTCGCCGGTGGGCGAAGTGCTGGTCGAGGAATCCGTGCTCGGCTGGAAGGAGTTCGAGATGGAAGTGGTCCGCGACAAGGCGGACAACTGCATCATCGTGTGCTCCATCGAGAACCTTGACCCGATGGGCGTGCACACCGGCGACTCGATCACCGTTGCGCCGGCACAGACGCTCACCGACAAGGAGTACCAGCGCCTGCGCGATGCTTCCATCGCCGTGCTGCGCAAGATCGGTGTAGACACCGGCGGCTCCAACGTGCAGTTCGGCATCAACGCCGAGAACGGCCGCGTGGTGGTCATCGAGATGAATCCGCGCGTGTCGCGTTCGTCGGCGTTGGCTTCCAAGGCCACCGGTTTCCCGATCGCCAAGATCGCTGCGAAGCTGGCCGTGGGTTACACGCTGGACGAATTGAAGAACGACATCACCGGCGGCCTGACCCCGGCGTCGTTCGAGCCGAGCATCGACTACGTCGTCACCAAGATCCCGCGCTTCGCGTTCGAGAAGTTCCCCTCCGCCGACGCACGTCTCACCACGCAGATGAAGTCGGTGGGCGAAGTCATGGCCATGGGCCGTACCTTCCACGAATCGCTGCAGAAGGCGCTGCGTGGTCTGGAAATCGGCAAGACCGGTCTCAACCCGACGGGTCTGGACCTGACGGCTGAAGAAGGCGTCAACGCGCTCAAGCGTGAGCTGCGCGAGCCGCGTCCCGATCGCGTGTTCCATCTTGCGGACGCATTCCGCGCCGGCCTGACACTGGAAGACGTGTACGGCCTCAGCCGTGTCGACCCCTGGTTCCTTGCGGCGTTCGAGGACATCGTGCTCACCGAGAAGGAAGTGCAGTCGCAGGGCATCACCGCCATCGACGCACTGCGCATGCGCGAGCTCAAGCGCATGGGCTTCTCCGACGCGCGCCTAGCCGAATTGCTGGACACCAACGAAGCAGCAATGCGGCATCTGCGCCGCACGCTGGGTGTGCGCCCGGTGTACAAGCGCGTGGACTCGTGCGCGGCTGAGTTCGCCACCACAACGGCTTACATGTATTCGACCTATGAGGAAGAGTGCGAAGCCAATCCGACCAATCGCGACAAGATCGTCGTGCTTGGCGGCGGCCCGAACCGTATCGGCCAGGGCATCGAGTTCGACTACTGCTGCGTGCACGCAGCACTCGCACTGCGCGAGGATGGTTTTGAAACCATCATGGTCAACTGCAACCCGGAAACCGTGTCGACGGACTACGACACCTCTGACCGTCTCTACTTCGAGCCGCTTACGCTCGAAGATGTGCTGGAAATCGTTGATCTCGAAAAGCCCAAGGGCGTGATCGTGCAGTACGGCGGTCAGACACCGCTCAAGCTGGCGCGTGCGCTTGAAGCGGCAGGCGTGCCCGTGATCGGCACGTCGCCAGACAGCATCGACCTTGCGGAAGATCGCGAACGCTTCCAGCAGATGATCGAGAAGATCGGCCTGAAGCAGCCGCCGAACCGCACCGCACGCACGCCTGAAGAGGCACTGGCCTCGGCCCGCGAGATTGGCTACCCGCTGGTGGTTCGCCCGAGCTACGTGCTGGGCGGCCGCGCGATGGAAATCGTCTATAGCGACGCCGATCTTTCGCGTTACATCCGCGACGCTGTGCAGGTGTCCAACGATTCGCCGGTGTTGCTTGATCGCTTCCTCGACCACGCGGTCGAAGTGGATGTGGACATCATCGCGGACGCCGAAGGCAATGTGCTGGTCGGCGGCATCATGGAGCACATCGAAGAAGCGGGCGTGCACTCGGGTGACTCGTCCTGCTCGCTACCGCCGTACTCGCTGACCCAGGAAGTGCAGGACGAAATGCGCCGCCAGGTCACCGCGATGGCGAAGGAACTGAAGGTCATCGGCCTGATGAACACCCAGTTCGCCATCCAGGGCGACACGGTATTTATCCTCGAAGTGAATCCGCGCGCATCGCGCACGGTGCCGTTCGTGTCTAAGGCCACCGGTGTGCCGCTCGCCAAGATTGCCGCGCGTGCCATGGCTGGTCGTACACTGATCGACCAGGGTGCCACCAAGGAAGTGATCCCGGGCTACTACTCAGTGAAGGAAGCGATCTTCCCGTTCCTGAAGTTCCAGAACGTGGATCCGATTCTTGGCCCCGAAATGCGTTCCACCGGCGAAGTGATGGGCGTCGGTCGCAGCTTCGGTGCTGCCTTTGCCCGCGGTCATGACGCTGCCGGCATCAAGACGCCGCCGAAGGGCAAGGTGTTCGTGTCGGTGCGTGACGCCGACAAGGATCGCCTGCTACCAGTGGCCCGCGAAGTGCTCGAAAAGGGCTTCAGTCTGGTTGCCACTGAAGGCACGGCCAAGTACCTGGCCGAGCACGGCGTCACCTGCGAGCGCATCAACAAGGTGGTCGAGGGTCGTCCGCACATCGTCGACCTGATCAAGAACGGCGAGATCGTCTACATCGTCAACACGACCGAGGGCAAAGCGGCCATTGCCGACTCGTTCTCGATCCGGCGCGAAGCCCTGCAGCAGCGCGTCACGTACTCCACCACGGTGGCAGGTGCCCGCGCGCTGGTGCATTCGCTGGACTACCACGGCGATGGCCAGGTGCACAGCCTGCAGGAACTGCACAAGGAACTGAAAGCATGAGTCGTGCGCCCATTACCAAGGCAGGCTCGGAGCGTCTTCGCGGTGAGCTGGAGAAGCTGAAGTCCACGGATCGGCCGCATATCATCGCGGCCATCGCCGAGGCTCGCGCGCATGGCGATCTCAAGGAGAACGCGGAGTACCACGCGGCACGCGAGCAACAGAGTTTCATCGAAGGACGCATCGGTGCGCTCGAGGCGTTGCTGTCCACGGCGGAAGTTATCGACGTTAGTCGTCTGGCCGCCGGTTCCCGCGTGGTGTTCGGCGCCACAGTGGATCTGGAAGACGAGGACAGCGGCGAAGCCGTGACCTACCAGATCGTTGGTGACTTGGAAGCGGACATCAAGCTGCGCCTTATCGCGGTGTCTTCGCCGATCGCGCGCGCGCTGATCGGCAAGAGCGAGGGTGACAGCTTCGAGTTCAACGCACCCAATGGCGTGAAGCGTTACGAAATCACGGGTGTGCGTTACGACGCCTGAGCAAGTACACCGAGGAGCGCACACCCTGCGCCTCCGTCGGGGCATCAGCACAAGTGCTGATGCCATTTAAAGGGCCGCTGATGCGGCCCTTTTTCTTTGGAATGCGTACGGGGTTAGCCTGGAAATTGAAGCAACAAAAAAAGGCCGCTTTCGCGGCCTTTTTTCTTCGACTCATCGCAGCTAGAAATTAGCGCTGACGAGCCTTGAAACGCGGGTTGCTCTTGCAGATCACGAACACTTTGCCGCGACGACGCACAACCTTGCAGTCACGGTGCCGCGCCTTGGCGGACTTCAAAGAGGAAAGCACCTTCACGGCCAGCTCCTGAAACTATCGAAAGAAAAAATACAAGACGGCGATCATAAACAGTTTCTTGACTTCGTACAAGTCCTTGGATCGCCTGCGCAAATGGGTTGTTCATGGCGGGTGAGATCCAGGCGATCATTCCGGCTCAGTCATGGCGCTAAGGAAGCGGCGGACGACGGGATTGGGGTCGTCCATACGGCTGGCCAGCGCCAGCAGCATGAAGGCGTCAGGGTCTTCCAATTGCAGGTACTTCACGCCGGGGAGGTTCACGGATCGCATGGACGCCGGCACTAGGGCCAGTCCCATGCCAGCGGCAACGAGCACCAGCAGGCCGTTGATCTGCTGG
This genomic window from Dyella terrae contains:
- the ykgO gene encoding type B 50S ribosomal protein L36, producing MKVLSSLKSAKARHRDCKVVRRRGKVFVICKSNPRFKARQR
- the carA gene encoding glutamine-hydrolyzing carbamoyl-phosphate synthase small subunit; the protein is MPIPALLALEDGSVFHGYAVGATGETVGEVVFNTAMTGYQEILTDPSYAKQIVTLTYPHIGNTGVNVEDEESDTVHAAGLIVRDVPRRHSNWRSTESLPDYLKRHGIVAIAGIDTRRLTRILRDKGALNGCIVAAEQIDVEAALAKARAFPGLNGMDLAKEVSVGESYPWNEGVYDLDRTAFNQPSKRFKVVAYDFGVKYNILRLLAEQGCDITVVPAQTSAADVLAMKPDGVFLSNGPGDPAACDYAVAATREFLDAKIPLFGICLGHQIMGLAVGAKTLKMKFGHHGANHPVKDLDDGRVLITSQNHGFAVDPATLPANVRVTHSSLFDGSLQGFALTDRPAFCFQGHPEASPGPHDIGYLFDRFAALMQEARTHG
- a CDS encoding tetratricopeptide repeat protein; this encodes MPIVFLLSIALQIACAVHVVRSGRPLYWIWLILIGSYLAVAVYLLVAVIPDLRHDPRGRKAASKALQAIDPQRRKRELQNQLELSNTVDNRRRLADESLKLGDYENARELYQGLLTGMYASEPGFMLGLAHAQAGLGDFAATRSTLDALIKGNPGYKSSEGHLLYARSLEELGEFEAALDEYRVLADSYPGEEGRYRYATLLARRQRDAEARAVLESLLNRAKLMPAYYRRKEQSWLKAARSELARLGQS
- the carB gene encoding carbamoyl-phosphate synthase large subunit; protein product: MAKRTDIKSILIIGAGPIVIGQACEFDYSGAQACKALKEEGYRVILVNSNPATIMTDPETADAVYIEPINWQTVERIIAKERPDAVLPTMGGQTGLNCALDLADNGVLEKYNVELIGASREAIRMAEDRELFRVAMAEIGLDCPKAEVVRTFEQALLTQVKVGYPTIIRPSFTLGGSGGGIAYNREEFEEIVKRGLELSPVGEVLVEESVLGWKEFEMEVVRDKADNCIIVCSIENLDPMGVHTGDSITVAPAQTLTDKEYQRLRDASIAVLRKIGVDTGGSNVQFGINAENGRVVVIEMNPRVSRSSALASKATGFPIAKIAAKLAVGYTLDELKNDITGGLTPASFEPSIDYVVTKIPRFAFEKFPSADARLTTQMKSVGEVMAMGRTFHESLQKALRGLEIGKTGLNPTGLDLTAEEGVNALKRELREPRPDRVFHLADAFRAGLTLEDVYGLSRVDPWFLAAFEDIVLTEKEVQSQGITAIDALRMRELKRMGFSDARLAELLDTNEAAMRHLRRTLGVRPVYKRVDSCAAEFATTTAYMYSTYEEECEANPTNRDKIVVLGGGPNRIGQGIEFDYCCVHAALALREDGFETIMVNCNPETVSTDYDTSDRLYFEPLTLEDVLEIVDLEKPKGVIVQYGGQTPLKLARALEAAGVPVIGTSPDSIDLAEDRERFQQMIEKIGLKQPPNRTARTPEEALASAREIGYPLVVRPSYVLGGRAMEIVYSDADLSRYIRDAVQVSNDSPVLLDRFLDHAVEVDVDIIADAEGNVLVGGIMEHIEEAGVHSGDSSCSLPPYSLTQEVQDEMRRQVTAMAKELKVIGLMNTQFAIQGDTVFILEVNPRASRTVPFVSKATGVPLAKIAARAMAGRTLIDQGATKEVIPGYYSVKEAIFPFLKFQNVDPILGPEMRSTGEVMGVGRSFGAAFARGHDAAGIKTPPKGKVFVSVRDADKDRLLPVAREVLEKGFSLVATEGTAKYLAEHGVTCERINKVVEGRPHIVDLIKNGEIVYIVNTTEGKAAIADSFSIRREALQQRVTYSTTVAGARALVHSLDYHGDGQVHSLQELHKELKA
- the greA gene encoding transcription elongation factor GreA, with protein sequence MSRAPITKAGSERLRGELEKLKSTDRPHIIAAIAEARAHGDLKENAEYHAAREQQSFIEGRIGALEALLSTAEVIDVSRLAAGSRVVFGATVDLEDEDSGEAVTYQIVGDLEADIKLRLIAVSSPIARALIGKSEGDSFEFNAPNGVKRYEITGVRYDA